TTTAGCCCATCACAAAAAATTACTCTCTTCGCTCTGATTCCCTGATATAACACAAATTCCTTCTCCAAAATAAGTTGGCCGATATCAAACCTGGAAGCATCAAGCAGTTCATGTTTTTTTAAATAGTCTCTGTAAGCTTCCAAGAATACAGGTAAGTCAAGGTAACCTGACTGTAAGAGTTCAAGGCCTCCAAACGGATCATTTGCAAACGAATACAGCGACTTGCAATAGATCTCCTTAATGAAAGGGATATACTCAGGACTGGAGCTTTTCCCCATCCACTCATTTTGCTCTTCCAGTGAAATAAAAGGCCTGTAAACAGGGACTTCTCTTAAGAAGTGCGCCGAGCATATTTGTTCTAATTCTTTATAAAAGCTTATCAAATAGGGGAAAAGTAAATCTGCTTTCCAGGTTTTAACCATTTTACGACCGGTAACAGGGTTATACAGGCCGGCGGCTATTTTAGAAGACGTATGAGGATTATCTTCATCAATAACTAATATTTTCCTGCCCTCCTTTATGAGTTGGTATGAAAGTGCAGATCCCGCAAGACCTTGCCCCACAATGATATAATCAATCTCGCCACTATTATGCATTAAAAATCTTTATAAAAATGTATTTTTGTTTCTATTGGACAAATTTGATTAAAGAGAAGCAGAACATAATGATATACGTCAAGTCTTTTGTATTTAACCCATTCATGGAAAACACATATGTGCTATATGATGACACGAAAGAGTGTGTGGTGATTGACCCGGGTTGCTATGAGGAGTATGAAAAGAAAGAACTGAAAGATTTCATCATTGAGAATGGGCTAAAAGTTATAAAACTGTTGAATACTCATTGCCATATAGATCATGTTTTAGGGAATCAATATGTTAAGAAGGAATTCAATGTAGATCTATACATACACCAATTGGATGAGCAAACATTAAGGTCTGTAAAAGCATATGCCCCAGCCTATGGCTTCAATAATTATGATGAAGCCACCGTAGATAAGCACCTGGCAGAGGGTGATGTTGTAGAGTTTGGGGAATCAAAATTGGATGTAGTTTTCGTACCAGGACATGCCCCCGGACATATAGCGTTTATCAGCAAAGCTGACAAAATATGTATTGGCGGAGATGTGCTGTTTCAGGGTAGCATAGGCCGCACGGATTTGCCTGGCGGAGACTTTGACACGTTAATCAATAGCATTCATGAAAAAATATTCCCACTTGGCAATGATTTTACGGTTTATTGTGGTCATGGTCCATCAACTAATGTGGGGACCGAAAAAAAATCTAATCCTTTCTGTGCTATAGCCTAATCTTGTCTTGAATATCAAAAAGCATATCCCTAACACCATAACCTGTGGCAATCTCTTTTGCGGATGCCTGGGAATTGTCTTTGCATTTAAGGGTGATCTGACCTTTGCTACATACCTGCTCTGGCTGGCTATGGTTCTTGATTTCTTTGATGGGTTTGCGGCAAGAATACTCAAAGTCAGTTCACCTATTGGAAAAGAATTAGACTCGCTGGCAGACATGGTGACCTTTGGTGTATTGCCATCGGTGATCATGTTTCACTTGCTAGAACACTATTCTGAAATAGAATATTTGCCTTACTCAGCCTTTATCATCGCCATATTCTCAGCCTTAAGACTGGCAAAATTTAATATTGATGATCGTCAACAATCAGTTTTCATAGGCCTTCCAACCCCGGCCAATGCTTTATTCATATCCTCATTTGCATTTATTGCCATCTCAGACTATGCTGGTTTTGTAAACGCAGGAGTACTCGTTGTCACATCCATCGTTTTTTCGTTGTTGCTTATTGCTCCTGTTGAGCTTTTTGCACTCAAATTCAAATCATTTTCCTGGAAAGATAATCAAGTGCGGTTTACCTTTCTCCTGATAAGTGTATTATGTATTGTTGGATTTAAAATATTGGCTATTCCGCTCATTATTATTACTTATATTGCTCTGTCACTGGTCAATAACGCTGTTAATAAGAAGAGCTCTGCATAATATAAAGCCTAAAGGAAACGTTTAAATCGGATATCATGTTGCTACTTCATAATCAAATCGATCTCCCATGACCCGACTTTTACGAGTCATAGTATTTCTGTTTTTCATAATCACTTTCTCTCAAACTATTAATGGTCAGACGGATAACTCGGTATTATCTAAAGGTGACTGGTTTAAGCTAACTGTTAAAGAGGATGGTGTTTATAAGATTACCCGTAACCGCCTGCAGGAAATGGGTATCGATGTAGCAAACATTGATCCCAGGAAAATTCAGATCTTTGGAAATGGCGGTGGAATGCTTCCTCAGCTCAATAGCACGGAGCGGCATATTGACCTGGTTCAAAACGCAATATATGTTAGTGGAGAAAGTGATGGGAAATTTGATGACGGAGACTACATTCTTTTCTATGGTCAGGGGCCTGATTTGCATAGCTACCAAGGTGGGGCATTAAGTTATCAGCATAATATTTATACTGATCTCAACTACTATTTTCTTACCATTGGTAATGATAGCGGACTTAGAGTAGCCAACAGCCTGAATCTTGGTTCACATTTTCCTAAAATTCAAACCTATAATGCATTTCGATATCATGAAATTGACGCAAAAAATATACTTGGCTCAGGAAGAAAATGGTATGAAAGTAACACCGGTTCAAAAGCTTATAATTTCAACATTGATGCCATAGTACCAAATACATCCGTTACAGTCACCTCGGCGGTAATGGCGCAATCTTTCGCAGCATCCAGGTTCATATTAACACTCAATGGGGTTACTCTGGGTGAACAAACAATGGCAAGTATCCCAGACTTTAATAAAAAACAATATCTATACAGTGTAAGAGGCAGGGAGGACATAAGTCAGTTCGGACTAAACTCAAACCAGATAGAGACGAATGACCTCAATATAAAACTGGAGTATGTAGGGAACAGTTCGGGATATGCAGCAGGCTTTTTAGACTACCTTATGGTAGAAACAATTTGTCAATTAAAGCTTTCCGGAGATTTAACCGTATTTAGGTCCATTGAGAGTACTGACAAACCTATGAGTACTTTTGAGGTCTCTGCCGTTAATAGCCAGGTATTGATATGGGATATATCTGATCCGTTGCAACCCAAAAATCAAGCGTATTCTCTCAGTCAGACAACAGCTTCCTTCGGCACTGAGACATCATTGTTGAAAGAATATGTTGTTTTTAATGTAAGCAATCTTCCTGCACCTGAATTTGCAAAATTACCTAATCAAAATATCAGAGGAACAAATACACCGGACTTGCTCATTGTGACTCATTCTGATTTTTTGACCGAGGCTGAAAGGCTAGCCAATTTCAGGAGGTCTAATGACAGGTTAACCGTAGAGGTTGTAACCACACAGCAGATTTATAATGAGTTTTCAAGTGGTAAACAGGATGTAAGTGCTATCCGGGATTACGCAAAATATTTATATGAGAAAAATAACAGGCTTAAATATTTGCTGTTGTTTGGAAGAGGGTCTTACGATTATAAAAACATTCTGAAGAACAACAACAATTATGTGCCTGTTTATGAGTCAATTAACTCACTTTATCCTCTGGACACCTACACCTCCGATGACTATTTTGGTTTTATGGATGCGAACGAAGGGGAATGGCCGGAAGAATCCGGCGGAAATCACTCGATGGAAATAGGCATTGGGCGCTTGCCAGTTACCAGCGTGGGACAGGCTAAATCAGTAGTGAATAAATTAATAAAGTACAGCACCAACCCTGATGCTTTGGGAAACTGGAGGAACAATGTTGTTTTCGTGGCAGATGATGGGGATGGCAACACTCATACGGAGCAGTCAGATCAACTAACAGTATTGATTGACACAGCTTTTGCTAACTTTAATTACAGTAAATTCTTTTTAGATGCTTATCCTCAAATTTCTACTCCAAGTCAACAAAGCTCTCCAAAGGCAAAAGAGGCATTATCGAAGGTCATTGGTAAAGGGGCTTTGGTTGTAAATTTCACCGGGCATGGCAGAGAAATTGGCTGGATGGAAGAAGAAATATTGGACACCCTAATGATAAGTGAATGGGATAATATCCATCGCCTGCCACTATTCGTAACTGCTACCTGCGAATTTGGCAGACATGATGATCCTGCGCTTATCTCGGGTGGTGAAAAACTGGTCACCAATCCTAAAGGAGGCGGCATTGGTATTATCAGTACCTGCAGACCAGTATTTTCAAGCTCTAACTTTGCGTTGAATAAAGCATTTTATAATGAACTCTTCAAAACTACGAATGATCAATACCCCCGGCTTGGAGACATCATAAGGATCACAAAGAATAACAGTGTAGATCAGGCCATCGACGTCAATAAGGTAGGAAACCGTAACTTTAGCTTATTGGGTGACCCCTCATTAAAACTTAGTTATCCTAAAAAAAGAATTGAATTAACATCAATTAATGGGGAGACAAATAAATCTGATACGCTTAAGGCTCTTGGCAGGGTAAGTATGAAAGGCGAGGTTCAGGAAATTGACGGACTGAAAAGTGCCAATTTCAACGGAATACTTGAAGCTGTTATTTATGACAAAGAATCTGAACTGGTAACATTAGGGCAGGAAAACACTCCTTACACTTACAAGTCTCGAGAAAACGCCATTTTTAGAGGAACTGTCAGTATTAAAAATGGTGAATTCGTACTTGAGTTTGTTGTGCCTAAAAACATTTCATATCAACCAGGTACCGGAAAGATCAGTCTATATGCTCTTCATGAAAACAGGGATGATGATGCCAATGGAGCAAATATAGATATTGTAGTCGGTGGCACTTCCAGCAACCCGCCTCAAGACACTTCGGGCCCTGACATTGAATTATACCTTGGAGATAGCACCTATAGGGGTACGGGAGAGATAACCAGCAACTCTATGCTGGTAGCCAAACTTTCTGATGAAAGTGGGATTAACATTTCCGGATATGGTGTAGGGAATAATATCACGGCCATATTAGATGGGAAAGAAGTTTACAACCTTAACGAATATTATGTAGCAGCAAAGGATACATATAAAACTGGCTGGGTTTCTTTTCCGCTCAACGACCTTGAAACGGGGAAGCATACGTTAATATTGAAAGCGTGGGACACTTACAACAATCCGGGAGAAGAAGAAATAGAATTTATCGTAGGGGAAGAGGGAAGTATTTCCCTGACAAACCTACGAGCCTACCCTAACCCTTTCAGTAAAAATACTACAATTACTTTCGACCACAGTAGGTCGGGAGAAGATCTTGAAATAAACCTTCAAATAATTTCCAGATCAGGAGAGATAATTAGGGATATGGATTTTAATATGGAAGCAAGCAAGTCGCATATTGAACTTTTCAAATGGGACGGAACAAATATCTCTGGACAAAAAGTTCCCGGTGGAATATACTTATTTAAGATCATGGTTCGTTCTATGTCGGATGGGGGAAAAAATCAAAGATATGAAAAGCTTATTCTTATTAATTAATTATATTTGTTAGCTAACAGAAGTCACATGAAAAGGTTATTTACGCTCCCGGCAGCAGTCATTTTATTAGTATTAACAGGTTATATATCTAAAGCTCAGGGTCTTGTCGGTCAGGATTCTTCCAGAAGAGTAATTACCACAGCGGTTCCTTTTCTTACCATTACACCGGATGCACGTGCGGGCGGTATGGCTGATGTAGGAGCAGCAACTTCCCCGGACGCCAACTCCATGTACTGGAACCCTGCAAAACTTGTTTTTATTGAAAATAATATTGGGTTTTCTCTTTCCTATACTCCCTGGTTGGGTAAGATTATAAACGATATGTCAATTACTTATTTGTCAGGTTACTATAAGTTCTCCAAGGAGCAGGCAGTAGGTATTTCAATGCGTTATTTTGATTTGGGAGAGATATTCTTTACCAACGAACAAGGTGGTGATGAAGGCCAGTTCAATCCAAGGGAATTTTCATTTGATGCTGCTTACTCAAGAATGCTAACTCAAAATTTGAGTATCGGAGTTGCTGGTAGATACATCCATTCCAACCTTACAGGTAGCTTTTCGTCCGGAGGTGTGGAAGCAAGACCAGGAAATAGTGTCGCAGCTGATATAGCTGTTTTTTATGACAAAGACCTGTTACTAAGTGGAAGTAATTCGAACCTCGCTTTAGCAGCTGTAATTTCAAACATCGGATCTAAACTGACTTACTCTGATGACAACAATAAAGACTTTATCCCTACAAACCTCAGATTAGGAGGAGCATTTACTACAAACCTTGACCCTTATAACAAGCTCACATTTGGTCTTGATCTAAATAAGCTAATGGTACCGAGTCCTCAATTGGATTCTGCTCAAAGTGACAAATCCTTGTTAAGCGGCATGTTCGGGTCATTTGGTGATGCCGAGGATGGTATCAGCGAAGAAGTCAAAGAAGTTACTGTTTCGGCTGGTGCAGAATATTGGTATAATAATACATTTGCGGCGAGAGTAGGTTATTTCTTTGAATCAGAAGACAAAGGAAACAGGAAATATCTGACACTAGGCTTAGGTTTCAGATATCAGGTTTTCGGAATCGACTTTGCATACCTCGTTCCAAAAGAACAAGAACACCCTTTAGCTGAAACGCTTCGATTTACACTCCTTTTCAACTTTGACAAAAGCGATAAGGATGAAGAATCTGTTGTTGACTAATTTATGTTAAACCGAACCGTAGCTCCAAGTCATTCTTCTTCCTATCAAATAGAATTTCCCAAAGTAACGCAGCATACCCTTGACAACGGTATACCGCTTTACGTTTTAAATGAAGGCACCCAGCCTGTCGTTAAGTTGGAAGTAATGTTTCCAACGGGTGGAACATACTATGAGAAGAAGACTGCAACTTCATTACTTACCTTGAAAATGTTACGAGAGGGTACGGCGTCCTTTAGCTCTAATCACCTTTCGAATCATTTCGCTCAGTATGGAGCTTTTTTAGAATTAAATCCCTCCTTTGACGTTCCATCTATAAGCCTATATTGCCTGTCAAAACATCTTGATGTGCTATTGCCTTGCCTCGTAGAGATGATATTTTCTCCGGTATTTCCTGAAAACGAACTTAAACGGATTCGTCAGATAGAGATACAGCAATTGAGATTACAAAATGAAAGAACCAATATAGAAGCTTCAAAAAAGTTTAGAAACCTACTGTTTGGCAATGATCATGCATACGGAAAGATAATTACGGAAGGAGATTTAATTAATTGTCAACAAGATGATCTTAAGCTCTTTCATCAGGACAATTTAGCGAATATTGAGCTTATAGCCTCCGGTGCGGTGAGTATCGCTAACATAGGTACTATTAACCACATATTCAAGCAGTTCTCACACAGGTCGGGGGCAAACAACACCGGTACAATCTTCGTACCTCAGACAGATACTACTTCTTTAATAAAAGAGGATAAATCCAGCGCTCTTCAATCATCTATACGGCTTGGAAACTTAACCGTTAATAAAACCCATCAGGATTATATTCCCTTGCTTATAACAACTCATATTTTAGGGGGCTATTTTGGATCAAGGCTCATGAAGAACATCAGGGAAGATAAGGGTTATACATACGGCATATATTCAAGCATAGTGGCCCTAAGGCATAATAGCTACATGGTTATCGGCACTGACGTAAAAAAAGAGTTTCTGGAAGATACTGTCCATGAAATAAATAAAGAGCTTGATACACTTAGTTCCGTACTTGTAGGTGAACACGAACTTCATACTGTCAAAAACCACATGATCGGGCATTTCCAATCCAAGCTTAGCTCTGCATTCTCATTAGCAGAAAAATTCAAAAACATACACATTCACGATTTGAGTTATAGCTACTATCAAAAATATCTTTCTACTATAGAGCACATTACTCCAGAACAAATACAGGAAATGGCCAAGAAATATTTAAGCAGTAGCTTTATGAAAACAGTCCTTATTGGCTGATAAGTTAGAGCCTGAGCATTGCTCGATGTATAGAACTCCCCTCCCTCTTCCTCTACACCCTGTAAACAGCCTCCCAGCATGGAAAACAAATTTTCCAAAGTATAAGGATCCTACCTTTATTAAAAGCCTGCCAACTAGCCACGGATCAGGCTTAAAACCTATGGAGTAAATAGATTGGATAGTGCAACAAGTAATGTGAAGCTTGCCACTGAAAGTCAGTAAACCGCACTTATTGGTATATTATATGGAGTTTGCCAACTGCTTTTGCCGATTGCTATTAACAACTGTCTGTCAGCAAAGAGATGAAAATTTAGAGTCTCCCCATAAATTTCGCTTGATCCGAAAATTCTAAAGGTCAATCTATCTTAAAATCTGATTGATTATCAGTGACGGTATAAAACAAAAAACCCTGTCTGATATAGACAGGGTTTAGTTGATAAAGTCTGGCAACGACCTACTCTCCCACATGTTATTGCAGTACCATTGGCGCTGTAGGGCTTAACTTCTCTGTTCGGAATGGAAAGAGGTGGACCCCTACGCTATAGTCACCATAAAATCGTAATGGCTGGCCTGTTAGCCTGTCCCGATAATATCGGGATCACCATAAAAGCTTCGGTATCTCTACCCGGTGAATGCTGAACATTTTCAACAACACCCTTATTTCTTTTAGTCTCATCGACTAATCATGACATATTGTTGTGAAAGAATAACGGGCATAGGCCCTAGAGAAAGTTTACGGGTAATTAGTACTGCTCAGCTTTGACATCTCTGTCTTTACACCTGCAGCCTATCAACGTCATCGTCTATAACGTCCCTTATAAAGAAATCTCATCTTGAGGTGGGTTTCGCGCTTAGATGCTTTCAGCGCTTATCCCTTCCTGACATAGCTACCCGGCGGTGCAGCGGGCACTACAACCGGTACACCAGAGGTCAGTCCATCCCGGTCCTCTCGTACTAAGGACAGATCCTCTCAAATTTCTTACGCCCACAACAGATAGGGACCGAACTGTCTCACGACGTTCTGAACCCAGCTCGCGTGCCACTTTAATGGGCGAACAGCCCAACCCTTGGGACCTTCTCCAGCCCCAGGATGTGACGAGCCGACATCGAGGTGCCAAACCTCCCCGTCGATGTGAGCTCTTGGGGGAGATCAGCCTGTTATCCCCAGAGTACCTTTTATCCTTTGAGCGATGGCCCTTCCATGCGGAACCACCGGATCACTATACCCGACTTTCGTCCCTGCTCGGCTTGTTGGCCTCACAGTCAAGCTCCCTTATGCTATTGCGCTCTTCGCACGGTTACCAAGCGTGCTGAGGGAACCTTTGGAAGCCTCCGTTACTCTTTTGGAGGCGACCACCCCAGTCAAACTACCCACCAAACAATGTCTCCCATGGTTGGGATTAGGCATCACGTAAATGAAGGGTGGTATTTCAACAATGACTCCACAACCCCTGGCGAGGCCGCTTCATAGTCTCCCACCTATCCTACACATCATTTACACAATGTCAATGTTAAGCTATAGTAAAGGTTCATGGGGTCTTTCCGTCCCGTTGCGGGTAAGCGGCATCTTCACCGCTACTACAATTTCACCGAGCTCATGGCCGAGACAGTATCCAGATCGTTGCACCATTCGTGCAGGTCGGAACTTACCCGACAAGGAATTTCGCTACCTTAGGACCGTTATAGTTACGGCCGCCGTTTACTGGGG
This region of Fulvivirga ulvae genomic DNA includes:
- a CDS encoding NAD(P)/FAD-dependent oxidoreductase, whose translation is MHNSGEIDYIIVGQGLAGSALSYQLIKEGRKILVIDEDNPHTSSKIAAGLYNPVTGRKMVKTWKADLLFPYLISFYKELEQICSAHFLREVPVYRPFISLEEQNEWMGKSSSPEYIPFIKEIYCKSLYSFANDPFGGLELLQSGYLDLPVFLEAYRDYLKKHELLDASRFDIGQLILEKEFVLYQGIRAKRVIFCDGLNSAEQGYFQWLPFSPVKGEILRITADFRLKNILNRGVFVVPLENGLFRVGSNYDNNDSTLVPTVKARNEIERRLNELAKVEYNLEEQVAGIRPATKDRRPFIGLHPEYETIGVFNGLGTKGVSLAPYFSRHFMRFLEYGEDLYAEVNINRYFSLYYDSLEN
- a CDS encoding M16 family metallopeptidase — translated: MLNRTVAPSHSSSYQIEFPKVTQHTLDNGIPLYVLNEGTQPVVKLEVMFPTGGTYYEKKTATSLLTLKMLREGTASFSSNHLSNHFAQYGAFLELNPSFDVPSISLYCLSKHLDVLLPCLVEMIFSPVFPENELKRIRQIEIQQLRLQNERTNIEASKKFRNLLFGNDHAYGKIITEGDLINCQQDDLKLFHQDNLANIELIASGAVSIANIGTINHIFKQFSHRSGANNTGTIFVPQTDTTSLIKEDKSSALQSSIRLGNLTVNKTHQDYIPLLITTHILGGYFGSRLMKNIREDKGYTYGIYSSIVALRHNSYMVIGTDVKKEFLEDTVHEINKELDTLSSVLVGEHELHTVKNHMIGHFQSKLSSAFSLAEKFKNIHIHDLSYSYYQKYLSTIEHITPEQIQEMAKKYLSSSFMKTVLIG
- the porV gene encoding type IX secretion system outer membrane channel protein PorV, which translates into the protein MKRLFTLPAAVILLVLTGYISKAQGLVGQDSSRRVITTAVPFLTITPDARAGGMADVGAATSPDANSMYWNPAKLVFIENNIGFSLSYTPWLGKIINDMSITYLSGYYKFSKEQAVGISMRYFDLGEIFFTNEQGGDEGQFNPREFSFDAAYSRMLTQNLSIGVAGRYIHSNLTGSFSSGGVEARPGNSVAADIAVFYDKDLLLSGSNSNLALAAVISNIGSKLTYSDDNNKDFIPTNLRLGGAFTTNLDPYNKLTFGLDLNKLMVPSPQLDSAQSDKSLLSGMFGSFGDAEDGISEEVKEVTVSAGAEYWYNNTFAARVGYFFESEDKGNRKYLTLGLGFRYQVFGIDFAYLVPKEQEHPLAETLRFTLLFNFDKSDKDEESVVD
- a CDS encoding MBL fold metallo-hydrolase; its protein translation is MENTYVLYDDTKECVVIDPGCYEEYEKKELKDFIIENGLKVIKLLNTHCHIDHVLGNQYVKKEFNVDLYIHQLDEQTLRSVKAYAPAYGFNNYDEATVDKHLAEGDVVEFGESKLDVVFVPGHAPGHIAFISKADKICIGGDVLFQGSIGRTDLPGGDFDTLINSIHEKIFPLGNDFTVYCGHGPSTNVGTEKKSNPFCAIA
- the porU gene encoding type IX secretion system sortase PorU, whose translation is MTRLLRVIVFLFFIITFSQTINGQTDNSVLSKGDWFKLTVKEDGVYKITRNRLQEMGIDVANIDPRKIQIFGNGGGMLPQLNSTERHIDLVQNAIYVSGESDGKFDDGDYILFYGQGPDLHSYQGGALSYQHNIYTDLNYYFLTIGNDSGLRVANSLNLGSHFPKIQTYNAFRYHEIDAKNILGSGRKWYESNTGSKAYNFNIDAIVPNTSVTVTSAVMAQSFAASRFILTLNGVTLGEQTMASIPDFNKKQYLYSVRGREDISQFGLNSNQIETNDLNIKLEYVGNSSGYAAGFLDYLMVETICQLKLSGDLTVFRSIESTDKPMSTFEVSAVNSQVLIWDISDPLQPKNQAYSLSQTTASFGTETSLLKEYVVFNVSNLPAPEFAKLPNQNIRGTNTPDLLIVTHSDFLTEAERLANFRRSNDRLTVEVVTTQQIYNEFSSGKQDVSAIRDYAKYLYEKNNRLKYLLLFGRGSYDYKNILKNNNNYVPVYESINSLYPLDTYTSDDYFGFMDANEGEWPEESGGNHSMEIGIGRLPVTSVGQAKSVVNKLIKYSTNPDALGNWRNNVVFVADDGDGNTHTEQSDQLTVLIDTAFANFNYSKFFLDAYPQISTPSQQSSPKAKEALSKVIGKGALVVNFTGHGREIGWMEEEILDTLMISEWDNIHRLPLFVTATCEFGRHDDPALISGGEKLVTNPKGGGIGIISTCRPVFSSSNFALNKAFYNELFKTTNDQYPRLGDIIRITKNNSVDQAIDVNKVGNRNFSLLGDPSLKLSYPKKRIELTSINGETNKSDTLKALGRVSMKGEVQEIDGLKSANFNGILEAVIYDKESELVTLGQENTPYTYKSRENAIFRGTVSIKNGEFVLEFVVPKNISYQPGTGKISLYALHENRDDDANGANIDIVVGGTSSNPPQDTSGPDIELYLGDSTYRGTGEITSNSMLVAKLSDESGINISGYGVGNNITAILDGKEVYNLNEYYVAAKDTYKTGWVSFPLNDLETGKHTLILKAWDTYNNPGEEEIEFIVGEEGSISLTNLRAYPNPFSKNTTITFDHSRSGEDLEINLQIISRSGEIIRDMDFNMEASKSHIELFKWDGTNISGQKVPGGIYLFKIMVRSMSDGGKNQRYEKLILIN
- the pssA gene encoding CDP-diacylglycerol--serine O-phosphatidyltransferase, encoding MNIKKHIPNTITCGNLFCGCLGIVFAFKGDLTFATYLLWLAMVLDFFDGFAARILKVSSPIGKELDSLADMVTFGVLPSVIMFHLLEHYSEIEYLPYSAFIIAIFSALRLAKFNIDDRQQSVFIGLPTPANALFISSFAFIAISDYAGFVNAGVLVVTSIVFSLLLIAPVELFALKFKSFSWKDNQVRFTFLLISVLCIVGFKILAIPLIIITYIALSLVNNAVNKKSSA